The following proteins are encoded in a genomic region of Spirochaetaceae bacterium:
- a CDS encoding VWA domain-containing protein, with product MKRVLILAGLMAAVNLVANPLQIGAGETRIFANRDGSFELFVLAVPGRASILLTDSSVDESQLADSYALRSYDEHISLVGERRILDGVYIDNTDRIARGLEPVFFLMSSRPLAVPFFNDEREWFHIHLPSAVIWGYPWGREGQFEFNEGTWFNIRAFALPDTNYGNNQYGVDYYDSAFIIRTGIPLPQLPPPHRPFQVFTAATGGRFWGDVQQSSQLGAITQDILAAHSAGNTIDLAFVIDTTLSMKVHLDYIKDELLTNLMQQVQAANPSRTLRLAIVRYRDYPPAQYLTRTAAFSTDLASHNAFIRAIIAGGGGDIPEAVYEGLQAALQLDWQSDERIIIQIGDAPPHPTPRGRGEQWVDGQMVIDLANQKNIKLYAIYMQDPRRVGR from the coding sequence ATGAAAAGAGTTTTAATTTTAGCCGGCTTAATGGCGGCTGTAAATTTAGTGGCTAACCCGTTACAAATTGGCGCGGGCGAAACCCGTATTTTTGCGAACCGCGATGGCAGTTTCGAGCTTTTTGTGCTGGCGGTACCGGGCCGGGCCTCAATTTTACTTACCGATAGCAGTGTTGACGAAAGCCAGCTGGCCGATAGTTACGCTTTACGTTCTTACGATGAGCATATTAGTTTAGTGGGCGAACGGCGCATACTTGATGGTGTTTACATTGATAATACCGATAGAATAGCGCGCGGCCTAGAGCCGGTCTTTTTTTTAATGAGCAGCCGGCCGTTGGCGGTGCCCTTTTTTAACGATGAGCGCGAGTGGTTTCATATCCATCTGCCGTCTGCCGTTATTTGGGGCTACCCTTGGGGGCGTGAAGGACAATTTGAATTTAACGAAGGTACTTGGTTTAATATTAGGGCCTTTGCTTTACCCGATACCAACTACGGCAACAATCAATATGGGGTAGATTATTACGATAGCGCCTTTATTATTCGTACCGGTATCCCTTTACCGCAGTTACCGCCGCCGCACCGCCCCTTTCAAGTTTTTACTGCCGCTACCGGCGGCCGCTTTTGGGGTGATGTACAGCAATCGTCCCAGCTGGGCGCTATTACACAAGATATTTTAGCCGCCCATAGCGCCGGGAATACCATCGATTTAGCTTTTGTCATCGATACCACTTTAAGTATGAAAGTGCACCTCGATTACATTAAAGATGAACTGCTCACCAATTTAATGCAGCAGGTGCAAGCGGCTAATCCGAGCCGTACTTTGCGGTTGGCGATTGTGCGCTACCGCGATTATCCGCCCGCGCAGTACCTTACGCGTACAGCGGCTTTTAGTACCGATTTAGCCAGCCATAACGCCTTTATCAGGGCCATTATTGCCGGCGGCGGCGGCGATATTCCCGAAGCCGTTTACGAAGGTTTGCAGGCGGCTTTGCAGCTGGATTGGCAAAGTGATGAGCGTATCATTATACAAATAGGCGATGCTCCGCCGCACCCAACCCCGCGCGGGCGCGGTGAACAATGGGTTGATGGACAGATGGTTATTGATTTAGCTAACCAAAAAAATATTAAGCTTTATGCTATTTACATGCAAGACCCCAGACGAGTAGGCAGGTAA
- the tcmP gene encoding three-Cys-motif partner protein TcmP, with protein MSNPNKEFFKEKKIWSEIKDELLTHYLTPYFSKILETKKPLLYVDCFAGKGKFDDGKDGSPLTALHKLNEIIDNKHKNNRSIPTVSMKFIELNWADELNINIPQHYQQWSEIINGKFEDNIKNLLQNTPKDFNIFLYIDPYGIKALNATLFKELPTKFNTAELLINFNSHGFLREACRVKKITLREQEDEFFSDLKEYDSSIFQHINELNDIADGDYWQAIIEEYYQEEINWYQAEQKFSYQYKQCLKKKYKYVLDMPICLKKKSFS; from the coding sequence ATGTCTAATCCTAATAAAGAGTTTTTCAAAGAAAAGAAAATTTGGTCAGAAATTAAAGATGAACTTCTTACACACTACTTAACACCATATTTTAGTAAAATATTAGAAACCAAGAAACCTTTGCTTTATGTGGACTGTTTTGCTGGGAAAGGCAAATTTGATGATGGAAAAGATGGCTCTCCTTTAACGGCTTTGCATAAATTAAACGAAATTATAGATAATAAACATAAAAATAATCGCTCTATACCAACAGTTAGTATGAAATTTATTGAATTAAACTGGGCAGATGAACTTAATATCAATATTCCACAACATTATCAGCAATGGAGTGAAATTATCAATGGGAAATTTGAGGATAATATTAAAAATTTGCTTCAAAATACTCCCAAAGATTTTAATATTTTTCTTTACATTGATCCTTATGGTATAAAAGCTTTAAATGCTACTTTATTTAAAGAACTTCCAACCAAATTTAATACGGCCGAATTACTCATAAACTTTAATTCGCATGGCTTTCTTCGTGAAGCTTGTCGTGTAAAAAAGATTACACTTAGAGAGCAAGAAGATGAATTTTTTAGCGACCTTAAAGAATATGATAGTTCAATATTTCAGCATATTAATGAATTGAATGATATAGCCGATGGAGACTATTGGCAAGCTATTATTGAGGAATATTATCAAGAGGAAATAAACTGGTATCAAGCAGAGCAAAAATTTTCATATCAATATAAACAATGTTTAAAGAAAAAATATAAATACGTTTTGGATATGCCCATTTGCCTAAAAAAAAAATCATTCTCCTAA
- a CDS encoding radical SAM protein, translating into MTTNTTTRKSMLYKTDVEYGDYTMNHVLGCSHGCLYPCYAFLLARRFGKVATYEEWCKPKLVSNTLEILEQEIPRLKSKINSVHLSFTTDPFMYGYDEIKEVTIAAIKKLNMANIPCTVLTKGLLPIELSELSTKNEYGITLISLDENYRKRIEPGAASYINRIAALKVLHDKGCRTWVSIEPYPTPNLIKQDVLTILNAVSFTNRIIFGRTNYSKEVSAFTKHREFYNEQARVVIQFCKEHNIDFHIKDGTLTEVKIVA; encoded by the coding sequence ATGACTACCAATACCACAACACGAAAATCTATGCTCTATAAAACCGATGTCGAATACGGTGATTATACTATGAACCATGTATTAGGTTGTTCTCATGGCTGTTTATATCCTTGTTATGCTTTTTTGTTAGCAAGAAGATTTGGAAAGGTGGCAACCTATGAAGAATGGTGTAAACCAAAACTTGTAAGCAACACACTTGAAATTCTTGAGCAAGAAATTCCGCGTTTAAAATCAAAGATAAATTCAGTTCATTTATCTTTTACTACTGACCCATTCATGTATGGATATGACGAGATAAAAGAAGTAACTATAGCAGCAATAAAAAAATTAAATATGGCAAATATACCTTGTACAGTTCTTACTAAAGGATTATTACCTATTGAATTATCAGAATTATCTACTAAAAATGAATATGGAATAACACTTATTTCCCTTGATGAAAATTATCGAAAGAGAATAGAGCCCGGTGCAGCTTCATATATAAATAGAATTGCTGCTTTGAAAGTTTTACACGATAAGGGTTGTAGGACATGGGTAAGTATTGAGCCATATCCAACACCAAATCTTATTAAACAAGACGTATTAACAATTTTAAATGCCGTTTCATTTACTAATCGCATTATATTTGGTAGAACAAATTATAGTAAAGAAGTTTCAGCTTTTACCAAACATCGCGAATTTTATAATGAACAAGCAAGGGTTGTAATTCAATTCTGTAAAGAGCATAATATTGATTTCCATATAAAAGATGGAACATTAACTGAGGTTAAAATTGTAGCTTAA
- the selB gene encoding selenocysteine-specific translation elongation factor, with product MHKIIGTAGHVDHGKSALIKALTGCEQMRLPEERARGMTIDLGFSHFTAEGLTVGVIDVPGHERFIRNMVAGMWSLNLVMLVVAADEGFMPMTYQHSLVALSLGLPTICVLNKIDLLDAESLELQELLVKEELFNIFKQDIEIVKVSTLTGEGITGLKEKLTAILNLQTLNSQLSTLSYLYIDRVFSIQGAGLTVTGSLAAGNLTKEETLNHFPSGEKLAIRGIGQYHHEVTAAIATTRLALNLKGIKREAIKRGDLLTNFAAGEEVLTAVEVVLAIDEIFNDNLFKAKNIELAVGTNCQIARLIPLYKQEGDKFAIVKNLVRLRFTEPQSFFWRQKAIIISHGGSTILAAASLFWAGATGSHHRKKLALLAGKHFNSHNELQLAVAGYLKAYKPLDNAVKIGPFYADNNYLNNLLTTIKTDLTGSSLNFDKFKTAFKLEQNFAEALSDYLIKEKIMMVVAGNYKLYSEKAAITLTAAQHKLEQKLKEAALVGLHERDLTNVKDIKTLNTAGLAVYLDEGLYYHPASYAKAKEVILKGKTAGELVTIAEVKDGLGLSRKYVIPLLNAMEREGLLKRQGNERVVL from the coding sequence ATGCACAAGATTATCGGAACAGCAGGTCACGTCGATCACGGTAAATCGGCTTTAATTAAAGCCTTAACCGGCTGCGAGCAAATGCGGCTGCCCGAAGAACGGGCACGCGGTATGACTATCGATTTAGGTTTTAGCCACTTTACGGCAGAGGGCCTAACGGTAGGGGTTATTGATGTGCCGGGCCACGAGCGGTTTATCCGTAATATGGTGGCCGGTATGTGGAGCCTTAACCTTGTTATGCTGGTGGTAGCCGCCGATGAAGGTTTTATGCCGATGACTTACCAGCACTCTTTGGTGGCTTTAAGTTTAGGCTTACCCACTATTTGCGTACTTAATAAAATTGACCTGCTGGATGCCGAAAGCCTTGAGCTGCAAGAGCTTCTTGTTAAAGAAGAATTATTTAACATCTTTAAACAAGATATTGAAATAGTTAAAGTATCCACTTTAACGGGTGAAGGTATAACCGGTTTAAAAGAAAAGCTGACAGCTATTCTTAACTTGCAAACTCTCAACTCTCAACTCTCGACTCTCAGTTATTTATATATAGACAGAGTATTTAGCATACAAGGAGCCGGCCTTACCGTTACCGGTAGCTTAGCCGCCGGCAACTTAACCAAAGAAGAAACTTTAAACCACTTTCCCAGCGGTGAAAAGCTGGCTATAAGAGGCATCGGGCAATACCACCACGAGGTAACAGCGGCTATCGCAACTACGCGTTTAGCCCTAAATTTAAAAGGTATAAAACGCGAGGCTATTAAACGCGGCGATTTATTAACTAACTTTGCTGCCGGCGAAGAAGTTTTAACGGCTGTAGAGGTAGTTTTAGCCATAGATGAAATTTTTAACGATAATTTATTTAAGGCTAAAAATATTGAGCTGGCGGTGGGGACTAACTGCCAAATTGCCCGGCTAATCCCTCTCTACAAACAAGAAGGCGATAAGTTTGCTATAGTTAAAAATTTAGTTAGACTGCGTTTTACCGAGCCGCAAAGTTTTTTTTGGCGGCAAAAAGCCATTATTATTAGTCATGGCGGCAGTACTATTTTGGCGGCGGCTTCGCTTTTTTGGGCAGGAGCTACCGGCAGCCATCACCGTAAGAAATTGGCTTTGCTGGCCGGTAAACATTTTAACAGCCACAATGAGTTACAACTGGCCGTAGCAGGGTATTTAAAAGCCTATAAACCGCTTGATAATGCCGTTAAGATAGGTCCTTTTTATGCCGATAACAACTATTTAAATAATTTACTAACAACCATCAAAACCGACTTAACCGGCAGCAGCTTAAACTTTGATAAATTTAAAACCGCTTTTAAATTGGAGCAAAACTTTGCCGAAGCTTTAAGCGATTATTTAATTAAAGAAAAAATAATGATGGTAGTAGCCGGCAATTATAAATTGTACAGCGAAAAAGCGGCCATTACTTTAACGGCTGCTCAACACAAGTTGGAGCAAAAACTTAAAGAGGCTGCCTTAGTCGGCCTGCACGAGCGTGATTTGACTAATGTTAAAGATATAAAAACTTTAAATACCGCCGGTCTTGCCGTTTACCTTGATGAAGGGCTGTACTACCACCCGGCCAGTTATGCTAAAGCCAAAGAGGTTATCTTAAAAGGTAAAACAGCCGGCGAGCTTGTTACCATAGCTGAGGTAAAAGACGGCTTAGGGTTATCGCGTAAATATGTTATCCCTTTACTTAATGCTATGGAACGTGAGGGGCTGCTTAAACGGCAGGGAAATGAGAGGGTGGTGCTGTAA
- the efp gene encoding elongation factor P, protein MAIIVMQEVRAGTAFLLDGQAYITLKSEFTKSGRNAAVMKVKIKNLLSNQIIESVYKAADKVETIELELRPMQFSYLDGENFVFMDGESFEQIEVPQGDLGDNANYIVDGIEIEMAFYEGKAVDVRIPINVEREIIETEPGIKGDTSGRSLKRAKVNSVTGGFEIMVPLFCDMGTKIKIDTRSGEYVERVK, encoded by the coding sequence ATGGCAATTATAGTTATGCAAGAAGTTAGAGCCGGTACCGCTTTTTTATTAGATGGACAGGCTTATATAACTTTAAAGAGCGAGTTTACCAAAAGCGGCCGCAACGCAGCGGTGATGAAAGTTAAAATTAAAAATTTACTCTCTAATCAAATTATCGAAAGCGTTTACAAAGCCGCCGATAAAGTAGAGACCATCGAGCTGGAGCTAAGGCCTATGCAATTTAGCTATCTTGACGGTGAAAACTTTGTTTTTATGGATGGCGAAAGCTTTGAGCAAATTGAGGTACCGCAAGGCGATTTAGGTGATAATGCCAACTATATTGTTGATGGTATCGAAATTGAGATGGCTTTTTACGAAGGCAAAGCCGTTGATGTGCGTATTCCTATTAACGTTGAGCGCGAAATTATCGAAACCGAACCCGGTATTAAAGGCGATACCAGCGGCCGCTCGTTAAAGCGCGCTAAAGTAAATAGTGTTACCGGCGGTTTTGAAATAATGGTGCCGCTTTTTTGCGATATGGGTACTAAAATTAAAATTGATACCCGCAGCGGCGAATATGTAGAACGAGTTAAGTAA
- the rsmH gene encoding 16S rRNA (cytosine(1402)-N(4))-methyltransferase RsmH: protein MYKHYSVLLNEAVALLALPSGLAQGPIIDGTVGAGGHSLALLQNYPHIQLIALDADGQMLNLAQKRLSAYAGRVKFYNLFFDDFLTNYPTDLPNPAAILLDLGISSYHYETGRGFSFNDNLSLDMRIGADGPSAAQLINTLTESELANLLYRNADEQFSRPIAKAIVKARTAGEIVTAKQLADIIVKALPHQHNKSKYHIATKSFQALRITANDELGRLQRTLQPAFNLLPAGGKLAIISFHSIEDRLVKQYFAGLTKRCQCPPNILICNCSGPLAHDLTKGGLSAGTDELKLNPPSRSARLRVIEKLADKQKN from the coding sequence ATGTACAAACATTACTCCGTCTTATTAAACGAGGCCGTTGCTTTACTGGCTTTGCCATCCGGCCTAGCCCAAGGGCCGATTATCGATGGCACCGTAGGCGCTGGCGGCCACAGTTTGGCCCTGCTGCAAAATTATCCGCATATTCAATTAATAGCCCTAGATGCCGATGGGCAAATGTTAAATTTAGCCCAAAAACGGCTAAGCGCTTATGCCGGCCGGGTAAAGTTTTATAACCTTTTTTTTGATGATTTTTTGACCAACTACCCCACCGATTTGCCTAACCCCGCCGCCATCTTACTCGATTTAGGAATATCCAGCTACCATTATGAGACCGGGCGCGGTTTTTCTTTTAACGATAATTTGAGTCTAGATATGCGCATTGGTGCCGACGGGCCATCGGCCGCCCAGTTAATAAATACCTTAACGGAGAGCGAGCTAGCCAACCTGCTTTACCGTAACGCCGATGAGCAATTTAGCCGCCCCATCGCCAAAGCTATTGTTAAAGCCCGTACCGCAGGCGAAATAGTTACCGCCAAACAGCTGGCCGATATTATTGTTAAAGCTTTGCCCCACCAACACAACAAAAGCAAATATCACATTGCTACTAAAAGTTTTCAGGCCCTGCGCATTACCGCTAACGATGAACTTGGCCGCCTGCAGCGCACCTTACAACCGGCCTTTAATTTGCTGCCGGCCGGCGGCAAATTGGCCATTATTAGCTTTCATAGCATAGAAGACCGCCTTGTTAAACAGTACTTTGCCGGCTTAACCAAACGCTGCCAATGCCCGCCTAACATACTTATTTGCAACTGTAGCGGCCCCTTAGCGCACGATTTAACCAAAGGCGGCCTATCTGCCGGCACTGACGAGTTAAAACTTAACCCGCCCTCACGCTCGGCCCGTTTACGAGTGATAGAGAAGTTAGCAGATAAACAAAAAAATTAA
- a CDS encoding glycosyltransferase codes for MNIAIFSDTYLPSKNGVATSLAQLKRELSELGHNVYIYTTQVNEPREDDAKIFRSPSLNLHLKVDGRLAFANIIQIGQLIRQQNIELIHTHSEFTMGLAGRYLARKLNIPHVHTLHTLWNDYRHYFFKSRVANKLVSAHNVGNLLASYMSGCTALVAPSPKAKAYLKEIGLNRSYIVNNGVDAEAFSRWISDDEKITLRQQLNLKSDDILTLFVGRIASEKRVLPLYKAFKKLMQKYTFKAMLIGEGPDLKELKQLAYNDKLSHNFIFTGYLPYTEIFKYYAISNIYTTVSLSEVQPMTVIEALISGLPIVAHTDLAYEGLVLDGVNGFIAQNDEDFGRKLSALLDNPALIADFAAASRRHSLNFSAERQAGEMAELYKKAIDWGRPQCRYNNLAG; via the coding sequence ATGAACATTGCCATCTTTAGTGATACTTATTTGCCATCTAAAAACGGTGTAGCCACTTCTTTAGCTCAATTAAAGCGCGAATTAAGCGAACTTGGCCACAATGTATACATTTATACCACTCAAGTTAATGAACCTCGCGAAGATGATGCAAAAATTTTTCGCTCGCCCAGCTTAAATTTACATTTAAAAGTTGATGGCCGCTTGGCTTTTGCCAATATTATACAAATTGGCCAGCTTATACGGCAGCAAAATATCGAGCTTATCCACACCCACTCCGAATTTACGATGGGTTTGGCTGGCCGTTACTTAGCCCGCAAACTTAATATACCACATGTACATACTTTACACACTTTATGGAATGATTACCGGCATTACTTTTTTAAATCTAGGGTGGCTAACAAATTAGTCTCGGCCCATAATGTGGGTAATCTTTTAGCTTCTTATATGTCGGGCTGTACGGCTTTGGTAGCCCCTTCACCTAAAGCCAAAGCCTACCTTAAAGAAATTGGCTTAAATCGTTCTTATATCGTTAATAACGGTGTTGATGCCGAAGCTTTTAGCCGCTGGATAAGTGATGACGAAAAAATTACTTTAAGGCAGCAACTCAATTTAAAATCAGATGATATTTTAACTTTGTTTGTTGGTCGTATCGCCAGCGAAAAACGAGTACTGCCCCTTTATAAAGCCTTTAAAAAACTTATGCAAAAATATACATTTAAAGCTATGTTAATCGGCGAAGGGCCTGACCTTAAAGAGCTAAAACAACTAGCCTACAATGATAAGCTTAGCCATAACTTTATCTTTACCGGTTATCTACCTTACACAGAAATATTTAAATATTATGCTATAAGCAATATTTATACTACTGTATCTTTAAGCGAAGTACAACCGATGACCGTTATAGAGGCCTTAATTAGCGGCCTGCCCATTGTGGCCCATACCGACCTTGCCTACGAAGGGTTAGTTTTAGATGGTGTAAACGGTTTTATCGCTCAAAATGACGAAGATTTTGGCCGCAAACTTAGCGCTTTGTTAGATAATCCGGCTTTAATAGCCGATTTTGCTGCCGCCAGCCGCCGCCATTCATTAAATTTTTCGGCCGAGCGGCAAGCCGGCGAAATGGCCGAGCTTTACAAAAAAGCTATTGACTGGGGACGGCCGCAGTGCCGCTATAACAATCTTGCCGGGTAA
- a CDS encoding ABC transporter ATP-binding protein: MILAANNIYHSFKDKEVLKGINISFSGGIAVLLGENGAGKTLFLKILSGILAGIQGEVTLDGQNVAVFNECRKAIGFAAEELYFWPAYTVLNALTLTADKIFAEQLIQLCRLSEVKQKKIKNLSFGYRKRLNLALALAGRPAFLLLDEPTNGLDPIERDFFLTTLKEQSKNLTVIMASHRLEEVNELEAAALILHNGLLHKVESSRIKEAYHAIHH; encoded by the coding sequence ATGATTTTAGCAGCTAATAATATTTACCATTCATTTAAAGATAAAGAGGTGCTAAAAGGTATTAATATTAGCTTTAGCGGCGGCATTGCTGTTTTACTGGGCGAAAATGGTGCCGGTAAAACTTTATTTTTAAAGATTTTAAGTGGTATTTTAGCCGGCATACAAGGCGAAGTAACTCTTGATGGACAAAATGTAGCCGTCTTTAATGAATGCCGCAAGGCCATTGGTTTTGCCGCCGAAGAGCTGTATTTTTGGCCTGCTTATACTGTATTAAATGCTTTAACATTAACCGCCGATAAAATTTTTGCCGAACAACTTATCCAATTATGCCGCTTAAGTGAGGTTAAACAAAAAAAGATTAAAAATTTAAGTTTTGGTTACCGTAAGCGGCTTAATTTAGCTTTAGCTTTAGCCGGTCGGCCGGCTTTTTTATTATTAGACGAACCCACCAATGGCCTAGACCCTATAGAGCGCGACTTTTTTTTAACTACCTTAAAAGAACAGAGTAAAAATTTAACTGTCATTATGGCTAGCCACCGCCTAGAAGAGGTAAATGAACTGGAGGCCGCAGCCCTTATCTTGCATAACGGATTACTGCACAAAGTAGAATCTAGCCGTATTAAAGAGGCCTACCATGCCATTCATCACTAA